In Telopea speciosissima isolate NSW1024214 ecotype Mountain lineage chromosome 10, Tspe_v1, whole genome shotgun sequence, the DNA window CCAACCCATCACAGCATTGACATGCAGAGAACCCTCGTGATAAGGGATAACTTGATACCATGACTGTGTCAACCATTTTTATTACTGTAGATCTTGGTAACTTGATACCAATAAGAACGCTTTataacttgtttttttttttttaaataattttccaCTGTACATATTGAGAAAACCTTGAAAGATGCCAACATTGTTTCCTCCCTAAGCATTGGCTGGAGAGGACTGAGGACGTGGGATCATATCCAACCACACAGTCCCCTGTTCCTGTTCAGGTTTTCTAAGCTTTGGCCTGTTTGTAGTAATTGGTTCTTTGAGCAATAAAACTTGATTGTCACTTAACAGAGAAAAGTATTGTTCTCCTTAAGCAGATAACCCCTGTAGTTCGATATTTAACAATAACATGTATGTTTAATTGTCTTTCAATTTTGGTCTTTAGCGCGTAAAGTGCTTGTACTGAATGGAACAGGCAGACTGGACATCCTTATTCTTCCAcccaagcccccccccccccctctccctcatttctcatTAAAACATCCTTGTTGATTTTCATTGCTTACTTTCTTTGCAGCTTGTTTATGACAAGGATACATTCACACCAGATGATCGCATGGGAGAGGCTGAGATTGACATCCAACCCTTGGTCACTGCTTCCAAAGTTCATAAGAATTCCACCATCACTGAGTACATTGAGCTCGAAAAATGTATAGCTAACAAACACAATGGCTTAGTAAAGGACAGCATTATCAGCCTagtagatggaagggtaaagcAAGACGTTACAATCAAGCTGCAGCATGTCGAGCGTGGAGTGTTAGAGGTTGAGCTTGAATGTGTTCCTCTTAGTCAATGAGGCCAGATTTATTATTATGTAAAGAAAGTCAAATACACAAACAGTTGTTTCTATAATGCCAACAACACACTAGAATCTGCATCACTGAATGCGTTTTGGGAAGATCAGTCAACCCTACAATTGTGTGCCATTGAATCAGATACTTGTTTGTATTCATAAATCTTCAATTAGCTTATTGGCTCTAAATATTaccaattaaatagaaaatcttTTTCCCCCTTGTAAGCAAGGTTCAAAGGCTCAGCATCATAGTCACATGGTTCTGTTTCAAGAGGAACTAAATGAGTAATACAAGTTGGTTGCTAGGCAATGAACACCAAGCCACCACCATATTCGAGAAGGACTAGATTACCACATTGAAATGCTTCAGAATTCGGATTCACCCCACATTTAATTATCAGAAAAATGAAAACTTCTATTTCTATCTTCCACAAATGATTAATTTAAACTTCACATATCGATCTACACAACAATGATAAGAAAGCCAATCAAAAAATTCGATTTATTTCTTTGTTATGTTTAGGGAGATGATGAACAAGAACGCCCTGTTGGAAAGCAATTtacagagagaaaaagaaaacccaagaaAAGTTTCTTCTAATCACCACCCCAGATTGACAGAAACCCACACTAAAAAGCAATAAAAGcaatatttttttcccccttttcttccAACATTTTTCACAACAGCTATATAGATATACACCATTAATCGCTAGAAGCATTCAAGAAACAGTGATATATACGCCATTAATAACTAGAAGCATTTAAGAAGAGCAACTAGGGCACCGTATCAATCCGTTCTCGTTGCATTCCGGGCACCTGCGCAATTGTTCTTCGTCTTCATCAAAAACCTTGCGACTGCCATTACAATTCAAGCAAGGAACAAACCTCGCATCACCGCAGCTCTCGCAGACGAACCTGGGATCACGAAGAGGGAACCCTTCAAGAAGCTTGATCAAATCACCCATCTCATGAAGCTGTTTTATCTCTTCAGCCCCACCAATGTACCTCGAACGAATAAAAATCTGGGGTAAACTAAAAGTCTTCTCTCCCAGCACATTCTGCAGCTCTCTCCTATAAGCAGAATCCATAGAAATATCTCTCTCATCcacagaaaccctaaatcctctAAATATATTACGAACAGCACAGCAATCCTCGTAAGTCCTTCGAATTCCCCGTAAACTAGTGAAATACACAACAATCTTATCCTCAGTTCCGGGTAATCGACTACGATACTCCGATAAAGGTGAAAACCTAGAGCTCGAACCCACAGACGGCCTCACCATCTTCGATTGATTCATACCCAATTGCCTAGACGATATAGCCCGTCTGAAACTAGAAACCACGTTGGGATCCATATCAGCCAAAAGCATTTCCTCCGACATGTGTTTCCAGAGAGGCTTCATCGATGAATTATTATTCTCCCCAGGATCTGCCGACGGTTCAAACGAATTGCACAATTTCTTCACCTTCCCTTCGCCGATCAAGTTCGAATTCGAATTCGAATCCGAATTATCTAATCTGGTGGCTTCGAAGGAGCTGCAGAGCTTCTTGACGGATCCAGTGCGGGCGAAAAAGGGTttattggaggaagaagaatcatGACGAACGGAGAAGGATCTTTCAAGGAAGGAACCTTTGTTGGGTTTAGATGAGCAATCAAAGTCGTCAAGGCCGGCCATGAGTTCCCAGGCGTTGATAACCGAAACGGGAGATGCGCTTTCTTGGGTTTCTGATTCTAGGGCTAGGGTCTTGCTCTGATGATGATCTGATGAAGATtgatcaaggagaagaagagaaccgtAGGTTGTGGAGGTAAGGGAAACTAGGTGATGGGTATCGCCCTTCTTCAAGGGAGGATGGTGGACCGGAGGCGTTGGGAGAGAAAGGGTTCTTGAGacagatgaagaagaaacaaaatcaaGAGCAGAAGAAGCAAAACAATCTTCAATGGTGGCGTCTTTGGTGCTGAAAAGACCTTCTGGTCGAGAAACAGTGCAGCCCATGAATGAGAAATCACAAAAATGTATTTctcccccttctttttcttgctttatgtcaaatcctctctctctctctctctccccccgaaatttttcttttttctttttttcttacttttctgTGACGGTTTCGGTGAAGAAGAGACGTAGTCGGAAAGCAAACATAGAAGAAGAAATGACTGCGTGTGTGAGGAGGCTCTGGGCAGGAAGGCTAGAGAGAGAAGTTGGGGAATCAAAGAATTAGAAATGAAACCGCGTAGGTTTATCTTTatacagagagagaggaacagagaaagagagaacgaTAACGCGCTTTGTTGATTTGAATTATTTACAGTTTTACAcccaaatttagggtttttttatttttaccttgTATAAGcctatttccattttttttttaatttggattAAATACCACATGGATTGGTTAATTCCGTTGGGcccaccaagaaaaaaaaaaccaatataaTAAGGATTGagatatcgatatcgatatcaatatcggtatcggtattagTATACCAATTTGATATTAATCTAGATCAATTGGTATCGGCCTAAATCGATCAATAAAAGAAATTGAGTTTTTTTGATGATTTTACTCTTATGTTGATACCAACAGTCGATTCAGGATTGGCTAGATGTCAGTATCAGTCTCGATCAATATCGATCTGATACCAATTCCCTGACCCTGATCCATGGTATGGAGTCTCTAGACCGTGAAGAAAAAGTGTTAATTATGTTCATTGAATGGAGacaattagggatgtaaatggataactgaaATCCAAAtcgaattcgcatccgtattcgtttaggggcatccgtattcgtttagagatatccaggaaaataatccgaatactccgattaaaatccgtccagAAAAAAATTCGAAtgcttaataataaaaaattaagtaaataatgatttcaagggttttgaagattaaataagttctagaatatgatgaaaagagataaatgatctaagagatatggattgagagtgaattgtatccgctggAGGAAGGTCCGGGGAGAGATGTAACGAGTGTTAATTATGTTCATTGAATGGAGACAATAGAACATTTGGGATAATGACATCTCCACCAACCCGGATTGTTGTGATTTATGTTGGATCCAGTTGAACCAACTCTAACCCGAAGGTTGGACGGCAGGTCCTATAGTCGTCCAATTGTAAGATAGCCGGTTACGTCAGGCTGGTGGTGACTTTAATAATTAATCAAGTTTGAGTACTTC includes these proteins:
- the LOC122641739 gene encoding uncharacterized protein At3g28850-like: MGCTVSRPEGLFSTKDATIEDCFASSALDFVSSSSVSRTLSLPTPPVHHPPLKKGDTHHLVSLTSTTYGSLLLLDQSSSDHHQSKTLALESETQESASPVSVINAWELMAGLDDFDCSSKPNKGSFLERSFSVRHDSSSSNKPFFARTGSVKKLCSSFEATRLDNSDSNSNSNLIGEGKVKKLCNSFEPSADPGENNNSSMKPLWKHMSEEMLLADMDPNVVSSFRRAISSRQLGMNQSKMVRPSVGSSSRFSPLSEYRSRLPGTEDKIVVYFTSLRGIRRTYEDCCAVRNIFRGFRVSVDERDISMDSAYRRELQNVLGEKTFSLPQIFIRSRYIGGAEEIKQLHEMGDLIKLLEGFPLRDPRFVCESCGDARFVPCLNCNGSRKVFDEDEEQLRRCPECNENGLIRCPSCSS